The Flavobacterium sp. 20NA77.7 genome includes the window TATTAATTTTAGACGAACCCACAAATGGTTTAGACCCTCAAGGAATAAGACAAATTAGAGATTTAATTAATCTAATAGCACAACAAGGAACCACTATATTACTAGCTTCGCATTTACTGGATGAGGTAGAAAAAGTTTGCTCTCATGTCATTGTGCTTCGCTACGGCGTTACACTTTACCAAGGAACGGTTGATGGAATGCTTGCCAATGAAGGGTATTTTGAATTAGAAGCAGCAAATCAAGAAAAACTTATACAAGTTATTACAGCACATCCCGCGGTTGAAAAAACAGTACAACAAGATACTAAAGTATTAGTTTACTTAAAAAGTCCATTAGAAGCAGAAGAGTTAAACACGTATCTTTTTAATAAACAAGTTGTACTCTCGCATTTAGCTAAACGTAAAACAAGTTTAGAAGAACAATTTTTAAAATTAACAAACTAATTCGTAAAACCATAATTTAGATGAAACGGTTACTTAGCATAGAATTACAAAAAATTTGGCAAAATAGATCTAGTAAAATATTAGTTATACTCTATTTTGCTGTATTAAGCTTTATTGCACTTATTGCTTCTATTGAAATTGAAATAGGCCCCATAAAATTGTATTTTGCCGATATGGGCATTTTTAACTTTCCTTATATTTGGCATTTCAACACTTATATTGCTGCTTTTTTTAAAATATTTTTAGCGGTAGTAATTGTTTCCATGATGGCTAATGAGTACAGCTATGGCACCCTTAAGCAAAATTTAATTGATGGCATGAGTAAAAAAGAATTCATTTTATCAAAATTCTATACAATCTTATTTTTTGCGTTCATATCTACTGCCTTTGTTTTTAGTATGAGTCTGCTATTAGGATATTCTTTTTCTGCTTTTAACGAAATTGGAATTGTCTTTTCTGACTTAAGTTATCTAGTTGCCTATTTTATAAAACTAACTGCTTTCTTCACCTTTTGTTTATTTTTAGGTCTATTAATTAGAAAATCTGCCTTTGCGCTTGGTTTCTTATTTGTTTGGTTTATAGGTGAAAACATATCCTATGGTATTTTAGGAAGATTTGTTTTCAATGATTTTGATACAGCTTATCAAATTAAACGTTTTTACCCGCTTGAAGCCATGAATAAC containing:
- a CDS encoding ABC transporter permease, producing MKRLLSIELQKIWQNRSSKILVILYFAVLSFIALIASIEIEIGPIKLYFADMGIFNFPYIWHFNTYIAAFFKIFLAVVIVSMMANEYSYGTLKQNLIDGMSKKEFILSKFYTILFFAFISTAFVFSMSLLLGYSFSAFNEIGIVFSDLSYLVAYFIKLTAFFTFCLFLGLLIRKSAFALGFLFVWFIGENISYGILGRFVFNDFDTAYQIKRFYPLEAMNNLIVEPWTRLKAVKTLSSQIGEEITKQYNVTFTNVLIVIGWTLIFLFLSYYIVKKRDL